From a single Spirochaetota bacterium genomic region:
- a CDS encoding ATP-binding protein: MSSLNKYGITAFILLLIFVIGCAPTQQEKVAPVAHNGVMDLRTWNPQADGPVKLDGTWEFVWGTFIHQHKITQNSLADEQFLSVPSTWDGKYSMGKKLPSEGVASYRLKILLPLDYNHELALRLPPIDTAYRLFINGKKKYENGIVGTTKETSLPQYYAPVMVDIHTDKEVDIVFHLSNFHYPRPGIRDSIIIGSTSDVAAIFERNLVKDIFLIGAILLMAMYHLGVYYLRRSDRSTLYFALFCLSTTGRLLVTGEGYAYRWPIIDWHIGTAAEYIFYYFSVATLGLYIHSLYPREISKFVVNAILAVCAVFIIIVFSLPVMFYAKTLIFFNAFVGIMVLYFIYCLILAVIRKREAALLFVIGSLILFAATFNDILYSYRIIATAYVVPFGLYAFFFVQSFLLSRRFSSAFIKAEELSQHLEFKVEERTSQLAHSFSLLEATLDSTADGILVITNDGRVLAYNKKFLQLWGLNESEVQGGMDDTLLSKVMNKLNDPEAFINKIREVYATPQKESLDELHFKDGRIFERISIPQRFEGQVVGRVWSFRDITQRRKSELALMKAKEEAEAAAVAKSEFLANMSHEIRTPMNPIIGLTHLLSQTELTEKQADYVKKIQGAARILQDILNNVLDFSKIDAGRIQLEKVDFTLESLLNSLSVFFAEEAERRGLALLFFADPDLPKMLRGDPTRLLQVLINLIGNAIKFTEAGHIVVRIEQEHNTVGLGNIKFSVSDTGIGISQDQLQYLFSPFTQGDSSFTRRFGGTGLGLAISLNLVQLMGGKIKVESTKGIGSTFSFSLPIAVHQGASSSPQVSHLQGKQVLIVDDNPLSATIYNTYCLALGLTSHTIETRDIASRILLSDDVEHYIFIMINLGNATGKTKELFTTISRLKDSVLKKIILFSSATVIQQIKRIPEASGLQNIFSRPLTVDQLAHTLSQVYKAEAGEDKNVPQANNAVNYSFPGARILLVEDNIINQQVAIEILKTTGVAVVCAENGRQAIEILESDSDGFDLVLMDIQMPKLDGFEATKIIRRNNKYANLPIIAMTAHALSGDSEQSIRSGMNGHIAKPIVPQDLFLTLDCFLSNKKVDNALRISYSLSHENVNTIDNKSNELQRIFKDNKEAIAPILKKLFDDLKNNRFEALTTFNSLLQYFPGKYVPEFNLLQTRIQQFDFKKAEEILKAFIADIGIYEVIQEAGQ, from the coding sequence ATGAGCTCCCTCAATAAATATGGCATAACTGCATTTATTCTTCTTCTAATTTTTGTGATTGGATGTGCTCCAACCCAACAAGAAAAAGTTGCGCCTGTAGCACATAATGGAGTCATGGATTTACGTACATGGAATCCGCAAGCAGATGGGCCTGTAAAGCTTGATGGTACGTGGGAATTTGTTTGGGGTACTTTTATACATCAGCATAAAATAACACAGAACAGTCTTGCTGATGAACAATTTCTTAGTGTTCCTTCAACCTGGGATGGCAAATATAGTATGGGGAAAAAATTGCCTTCTGAGGGTGTTGCTTCCTACCGATTGAAGATACTCCTTCCACTGGATTACAACCATGAACTTGCATTACGATTGCCTCCTATTGATACTGCGTATCGGCTTTTTATTAATGGCAAAAAAAAGTATGAAAACGGAATAGTAGGAACAACAAAAGAAACATCTTTACCTCAATACTATGCACCCGTTATGGTGGATATTCATACAGACAAGGAAGTTGATATTGTATTTCACCTTTCTAATTTTCACTATCCACGACCTGGAATTCGTGACAGTATCATTATTGGCAGCACCAGCGATGTTGCCGCTATTTTTGAAAGAAACCTGGTAAAAGATATATTTCTCATTGGAGCTATCCTTCTTATGGCAATGTATCATCTTGGTGTATACTATCTGCGGCGAAGCGATCGTTCCACCCTCTACTTTGCACTCTTCTGTTTGAGTACAACTGGAAGGCTTCTTGTTACAGGAGAAGGATATGCTTACAGATGGCCAATCATTGATTGGCACATTGGAACAGCTGCTGAATATATTTTTTATTATTTTTCTGTTGCTACCCTTGGGCTTTATATCCATTCACTGTATCCAAGGGAAATCTCTAAATTTGTTGTAAACGCTATACTTGCAGTTTGTGCTGTTTTCATCATAATAGTGTTTAGCTTACCAGTAATGTTTTATGCCAAAACGCTTATCTTTTTCAATGCATTTGTTGGAATTATGGTACTTTATTTTATCTATTGCCTCATCCTTGCTGTAATCAGGAAAAGAGAAGCTGCTTTGCTTTTTGTGATAGGAAGCCTTATACTCTTTGCTGCAACATTCAATGATATTCTTTACAGTTACCGTATTATAGCTACTGCATATGTAGTTCCATTTGGGCTTTATGCCTTCTTTTTTGTACAATCCTTTCTTCTTTCCAGAAGGTTCTCAAGTGCCTTTATAAAAGCAGAGGAGCTCTCACAGCATTTGGAATTTAAAGTAGAAGAACGAACATCACAACTGGCTCATTCTTTTTCATTGCTGGAAGCAACGCTGGATTCAACTGCAGATGGCATTTTAGTTATTACTAACGATGGCAGGGTTTTGGCATATAACAAAAAATTTTTGCAACTGTGGGGTCTGAATGAATCTGAAGTACAGGGAGGCATGGATGATACATTATTATCAAAAGTGATGAATAAACTCAATGATCCAGAAGCATTCATAAATAAAATACGCGAAGTATATGCTACCCCTCAGAAGGAAAGCCTTGATGAATTACATTTCAAGGATGGCCGTATCTTTGAACGCATCTCAATCCCACAGCGTTTTGAAGGCCAGGTGGTAGGAAGAGTATGGAGTTTTCGCGATATTACCCAAAGGCGCAAATCTGAATTAGCATTAATGAAAGCAAAGGAAGAAGCCGAAGCAGCTGCAGTTGCCAAGTCTGAATTTTTAGCCAATATGAGTCATGAAATCAGAACTCCTATGAATCCCATCATTGGACTAACGCATTTATTATCACAAACAGAACTTACTGAAAAACAGGCAGATTACGTAAAAAAGATACAGGGTGCTGCAAGAATTCTTCAAGATATACTCAACAACGTTTTAGATTTCTCAAAGATTGATGCAGGGCGTATTCAGCTTGAAAAAGTTGATTTCACCCTTGAATCACTTCTCAATTCGCTTTCAGTCTTCTTTGCTGAAGAAGCGGAAAGGCGTGGACTTGCACTTCTTTTTTTTGCTGATCCGGATTTACCAAAAATGCTACGAGGTGATCCCACACGTCTTTTGCAAGTTCTGATAAACTTAATTGGAAATGCAATTAAATTTACAGAAGCAGGACATATTGTTGTACGTATTGAACAAGAACATAATACTGTTGGTTTGGGTAATATAAAATTTTCGGTATCTGATACTGGCATAGGTATTTCGCAGGATCAATTGCAGTATTTATTCAGTCCATTCACTCAGGGTGATTCATCATTCACACGGAGATTTGGAGGCACAGGACTTGGGCTTGCTATAAGCCTAAATCTGGTGCAGCTTATGGGTGGCAAAATAAAAGTGGAAAGCACAAAAGGCATAGGCAGTACATTTTCTTTTTCACTTCCAATTGCAGTGCATCAAGGTGCATCATCATCTCCTCAAGTATCACACTTACAGGGTAAGCAGGTATTGATTGTTGATGATAATCCCCTATCAGCAACAATTTACAATACTTATTGCTTGGCACTGGGCCTTACTTCGCATACAATAGAAACGCGTGATATTGCTTCAAGAATTTTACTTAGCGATGATGTTGAACATTATATATTTATAATGATTAATCTTGGAAATGCTACTGGAAAAACAAAAGAATTATTTACTACCATATCAAGATTAAAAGATAGTGTTTTAAAAAAAATAATTTTATTTTCTTCGGCAACTGTTATACAACAAATCAAGAGAATTCCTGAGGCCAGTGGATTGCAAAATATTTTTTCACGGCCGCTCACAGTTGATCAGCTGGCACATACGTTGAGTCAAGTTTATAAAGCAGAGGCAGGTGAAGATAAAAATGTTCCGCAAGCAAATAATGCTGTCAATTATTCATTCCCTGGTGCAAGAATACTGCTGGTGGAAGATAATATTATTAATCAACAGGTGGCAATAGAAATTTTAAAAACTACGGGTGTAGCGGTGGTATGTGCAGAAAACGGGAGACAGGCTATTGAAATACTAGAAAGCGACAGTGATGGATTTGACCTGGTACTTATGGATATTCAAATGCCCAAACTGGATGGATTTGAAGCAACTAAAATCATTCGTAGAAACAATAAATATGCAAATCTGCCAATAATTGCAATGACTGCTCATGCACTTTCCGGAGACAGTGAGCAAAGTATTCGCAGTGGCATGAACGGCCATATAGCAAAACCAATAGTACCCCAGGATCTTTTCCTTACCTTAGATTGTTTCCTTTCAAATAAAAAGGTTGATAATGCTTTAAGGATATCTTATTCTTTATCTCATGAAAATGTAAATACTATTGATAATAAAAGCAATGAATTGCAAAGAATATTTAAAGATAATAAAGAGGCGATAGCTCCTATATTAAAAAAACTTTTTGACGATTTAAAAAACAACCGATTTGAAGCATTGACTACTTTTAACTCACTTTTACAGTACTTCCCGGGGAAGTATGTTCCAGAATTTAATTTGCTTCAAACTAGGATACAACAGTTTGATTTTAAGAAAGCTGAGGAAATACTCAAGGCTTTTATTGCTGATATAGGAATTTATGAAGTTATACAAGAGGCTGGACAATGA
- a CDS encoding diguanylate cyclase, with protein MKKILIVDDTPANITILGDLLKDKYEIIVATEGESAIEIARNALPDLILLDIMMPGIDGYSVCRTLKQIEETSHIPIVFITARNDTNSIVEGFEAGGIDYIAKPFNPLELNARIKNQMELLKAREQLETYAESLELVSQRLLKKSLELNESVRTDYLTGLATRLHIMEKINEEVNRANRSKSTFAVIIADIDHFKKINDTFGHKCGDIVLSNLAKILKEAIRAQDVLARWGGEEFMFLLPETGEEGAAKLAEKIRSIVESTSIDYSENKIEITMTFGISEYDTLTGVDSMINRADAALYRGKELGRNRVVTYSSIMSGK; from the coding sequence ATGAAGAAAATTTTGATAGTTGATGATACACCGGCAAACATCACAATTTTAGGTGACCTTCTGAAAGATAAATACGAAATTATTGTGGCAACAGAAGGTGAGTCAGCCATTGAAATAGCCAGAAATGCTTTACCCGACCTGATTCTTTTGGATATTATGATGCCCGGCATTGATGGATATAGTGTTTGCCGTACCTTAAAGCAAATTGAGGAAACATCACATATTCCTATTGTTTTTATTACAGCACGCAATGATACCAATAGCATTGTAGAAGGTTTTGAGGCAGGAGGCATAGATTATATTGCAAAACCATTCAATCCACTTGAACTAAATGCCAGAATAAAAAACCAGATGGAGCTATTAAAAGCACGTGAACAACTAGAAACGTATGCCGAATCACTTGAATTAGTAAGTCAGCGGCTTTTAAAAAAATCTCTAGAATTAAATGAATCAGTGAGGACAGATTACCTTACCGGTCTTGCTACCCGCCTTCACATTATGGAAAAAATCAACGAAGAGGTTAACAGAGCAAATAGAAGTAAATCAACGTTTGCAGTGATTATTGCTGATATTGATCACTTTAAAAAAATTAATGACACATTTGGGCATAAGTGTGGTGATATAGTGCTTTCAAATCTTGCTAAAATACTGAAGGAAGCAATACGAGCACAGGATGTGCTTGCAAGGTGGGGTGGGGAGGAATTTATGTTCCTGCTCCCTGAAACAGGTGAAGAAGGTGCTGCTAAGCTTGCAGAAAAAATCCGCAGTATCGTAGAAAGCACTTCAATTGATTATTCTGAAAATAAAATAGAGATCACAATGACGTTTGGTATATCAGAGTATGATACGCTCACGGGTGTTGATAGTATGATTAACAGAGCAGATGCTGCACTCTATAGAGGAAAAGAACTTGGCCGTAACAGGGTCGTCACCTATTCATCAATCATGTCTGGCAAGTAA